From a single Gavia stellata isolate bGavSte3 chromosome 5, bGavSte3.hap2, whole genome shotgun sequence genomic region:
- the BST1 gene encoding ADP-ribosyl cyclase/cyclic ADP-ribose hydrolase 2 has product MKSLFLSLLLVPVLFMNSFSEVQGRRWKGEGTTQNLESIVIGRCYDYIRIVNPAVGEKNCSDIWGAFKNAFINKDPCSILPKDYELFINLSLHTIPPNKSLFWENNQLLVNSFAGRGRRYMSLGDTLFGFFGDFLNWCGQANSTGLDYESCPTTEECENNAVESFWRMASITYARHSSGVIHVLLNGSAVGGAYPDPGFFADYEIPNLQKDKISQIVIWVVDDIEGPDIDSCGTHTVKILENRLKTLGYDVTCTDNYKSVMFLLCLDYPDDSKCTLSSSAPAAQRGPISSDRGGNWNKLMFVSFVGFLFRFALAY; this is encoded by the exons ATGAAGAgcctttttttgtctctcttaCTTGTCCCTGTTCTGTTCATGAACAGCTTCTCAGAAGTGCAGGGAAGGAGATGGAAAGGTGAAGGTACAACGCAAAACCTGGAAAGTATTGTCATTGGGAGATGCTATGACTATATTAGAATTGTGAATCCTGCTGTTGG TGAGAAGAATTGTTCAGACATATGGggagcatttaaaaatgcatttattaacAAGGATCCTTGCAGCATTCTACCTAAAGACTATGAATTATTTATCAACCTATCATTGCACACAATTCCACCTAACAAG tcTCTCTTCTGGGAAAATAATCAGCTGCTAGTCAATAGCTTTGCTGGCAGAGGCCGTCGCTACATGTCTCTGGGTGATACTCTGTTTGGCTTCTTTGGAGATTTTCTAAACTGGTGTGGGCAGGCAAACAGCACTG GACTGGACTATGAATCCTGCCCTACCACAGAGGAATGTGAAAACAATGCGGTGGAATCTTTCTGGAGGATGGCCTCAATCACT TATGCACGGCACAGTTCTGGGGTGATACATGTCTTGTTGAATGGTTCTGCGGTTGGAGGAGCTTATCCAGACCCAGG TTTTTTTGCAGATTATGAAATACCTAATCTCCAGAAAGACAAAATCTCACAAATTGTCATCTGGGTCGTGGATGATATTGAAGGACCAGATAT AGATTCCTGTGGAACTCATACTGTAAAGATACTAGAAAACAGGCTGAAAACCCTTGGTTATGATGTCACCTGCACTGACAATTACAA GTCTGTAATGTTCTTACTCTGCCTGGATTATCCTGATGATTCTAAGTGTACCCTTTCATC atcTGCACCAGCAGCACAAAGAGGACCTATATCTTCAGACAGAGGAGGCAACTGGAACAAGCtcatgtttgtttcttttgtaggCTTTTTGTTCAGATTTGCTTTAGCGTACTAA